Proteins found in one Methanospirillum hungatei JF-1 genomic segment:
- a CDS encoding Ig-like domain-containing protein, translating into MENTHPSDLIQLKELQDEVIIGDKITLTGQIDRSLFGTQPSDVIILITAPSGSHADTFMLAKPTSNGTFRYNQIADVGGDWGFEALYTGIYSEKVSVLAVPGNEPKKTALTLSGWPTFPKTGDYVTFKGRLTDSEGKGIPHKEILYRLASSPVGCLGGCAFGGMLEWREAGSVTTDLSGEYSFSLPVVESGTVQIEAVFSGDEGYSATSSRVLKITVYE; encoded by the coding sequence ATGGAAAATACTCATCCATCTGACCTCATCCAATTAAAAGAACTTCAGGATGAGGTCATTATTGGTGATAAAATCACACTTACGGGCCAGATTGACCGGTCATTATTCGGAACACAACCATCTGATGTAATAATCCTCATTACTGCGCCTTCTGGTTCACATGCCGACACCTTCATGCTGGCAAAACCTACATCAAACGGGACTTTCAGATATAACCAGATAGCTGATGTTGGCGGGGACTGGGGTTTTGAAGCATTGTATACCGGAATATACAGTGAAAAAGTTTCGGTTCTTGCAGTTCCGGGTAATGAACCTAAAAAGACTGCATTAACATTAAGCGGCTGGCCTACGTTTCCGAAAACCGGTGATTATGTCACTTTTAAAGGTCGGTTAACAGACAGTGAAGGGAAAGGCATTCCACATAAAGAGATCTTGTACAGGCTTGCTTCAAGCCCGGTCGGATGTCTTGGTGGATGCGCATTTGGTGGAATGCTTGAATGGAGGGAAGCAGGATCTGTTACAACAGACCTCAGCGGAGAATATTCATTCAGTCTTCCGGTTGTTGAGAGTGGAACTGTGCAGATTGAAGCGGTATTTTCCGGTGATGAAGGATATAGTGCAACCTCCTCAAGAGTACTGAAAATTACGGTATACGAATAA
- a CDS encoding TldD/PmbA family protein: MSLPYRYYDVRRVTGEVTQIDVDNGRVEQAGSSFFDKAVIRVLGEKGWGILSVSGEEAEFETLPESFIQEAYAASQVTNIHIPIQETPSHLHVVPAMKENPADVSLDEKVTILLDMYKATNGQDIVSRRINYIEKDETVSFSDCLGHAYTYHLCRCGFSVLAVASRAGIVQMGYERDHTISGLNIRHRQDLAREATERAQKLLDAKPAKGGVMRVVLDPELAGVFAHEAVGHASEGDLVKEGSSILKGKINEQIGSTLLTIVDDPSLPQFGFCPVDDEGTETKRTEIIKNGILSAYLHSKETLASVGDGVAGHCRGMPGVEPIVRMSNTFIENGDSTYDEIISECRSGILLKGSRGGQVDPGRGMFQFNAEYGFLIENGECTTMVRDVSLSGEILQTLHTISLIGNDLALHPGYCGKGGQTVPVTDGAPHLLLDNAVVGGCEID, encoded by the coding sequence ATGTCTCTCCCGTACCGTTACTACGATGTCCGCAGGGTTACCGGAGAGGTTACCCAGATTGACGTGGACAATGGAAGAGTGGAACAAGCAGGCTCCTCATTTTTTGATAAAGCAGTCATCAGGGTTCTTGGAGAAAAGGGATGGGGAATACTCTCCGTATCTGGCGAAGAGGCTGAGTTTGAAACCCTTCCGGAGTCCTTCATTCAGGAAGCATATGCTGCATCACAGGTTACGAACATACATATCCCGATTCAGGAGACACCATCTCACCTCCATGTTGTACCTGCGATGAAAGAAAATCCGGCAGACGTAAGTCTTGATGAGAAAGTTACTATCCTGCTTGATATGTATAAGGCAACGAACGGGCAGGATATTGTCAGCCGTCGGATTAACTATATCGAAAAAGATGAAACGGTTTCATTCTCCGATTGTCTTGGTCATGCATACACCTATCACCTGTGCAGATGCGGTTTTTCAGTCCTTGCTGTCGCATCACGTGCAGGCATTGTCCAGATGGGATACGAACGGGATCATACCATATCCGGCCTGAACATACGGCATCGACAGGATCTTGCCAGAGAAGCAACAGAACGCGCCCAAAAACTCCTTGATGCAAAACCGGCGAAAGGAGGAGTGATGAGGGTAGTTCTGGATCCAGAACTTGCCGGGGTTTTTGCTCATGAAGCAGTCGGTCATGCCTCAGAAGGAGACCTGGTGAAAGAGGGAAGCTCCATTTTGAAAGGAAAGATCAACGAACAGATTGGATCAACACTCCTCACGATAGTTGATGATCCATCACTCCCGCAATTTGGTTTTTGTCCGGTGGATGACGAAGGAACAGAGACAAAACGGACAGAGATAATCAAAAATGGGATATTGTCTGCATATCTTCATTCCAAAGAGACACTTGCATCCGTAGGTGACGGGGTTGCAGGTCATTGCCGGGGGATGCCGGGTGTTGAGCCGATTGTCAGGATGAGTAATACCTTTATTGAAAACGGTGATTCTACCTATGATGAGATCATCTCCGAATGCAGATCAGGAATCCTACTCAAGGGATCACGGGGAGGTCAGGTAGACCCCGGACGGGGGATGTTCCAGTTTAATGCTGAGTATGGATTTCTGATTGAAAACGGAGAATGCACCACTATGGTTCGTGATGTTTCCCTGTCCGGAGAGATATTACAGACCCTGCATACCATCTCCCTTATCGGTAATGATCTGGCGCTGCATCCGGGATATTGTGGTAAAGGTGGACAGACAGTTCCGGTTACCGATGGGGCGCCACATCTTCTGCTTGACAATGCAGTAGTAGGAGGGTGTGAAATTGATTGA
- a CDS encoding TldD/PmbA family protein, which produces MKLIEDILRAAKQVADEAEVFYAHSESIAADLKRDSIAIGSKSKGSGIIIRIIKDGKIGVSCTDNPKTWKNCLEAACASARFSDPLPWKGLPGPEEVNQKPLALDKRITTDPALVIDLINRLKTGAEAYTADITSGSASVAISEHTIANSNGLFYSTTGTQVHVSLEMIAGQSTGYESDTAWNLDIIDPEKTGKEAAFFAARGQGGEEIETGIYDVVLSPMAISQLLDAAVIPALSGRNVHTGRSVFAGKMGEHVAGDTISLIDDPMDSRGVANCAWDGEGMPVRKIPFIENGILRSFAYDLRTAYRYGENPTASAVRTGQSGAPAIGNHNLILKGPEYDILSDKSVYVHDLIGAHTANPMSGDFSVELSSPFFAYDGELQEPIRTGMISGNIFDILHKIQGCSTDTRTLGSTIVPSVRLSGISVIGRG; this is translated from the coding sequence GTGAAATTGATTGAAGATATTCTCCGGGCTGCAAAACAGGTTGCTGATGAGGCTGAGGTTTTCTATGCTCATAGTGAATCAATTGCTGCAGATCTGAAACGGGATAGTATTGCCATCGGAAGTAAATCCAAAGGATCCGGCATTATCATCCGGATTATTAAAGATGGAAAGATTGGAGTATCCTGTACAGATAATCCAAAGACATGGAAGAACTGTCTTGAAGCAGCATGTGCCAGTGCCAGGTTTTCTGATCCTCTTCCCTGGAAAGGGCTTCCAGGGCCTGAAGAAGTAAACCAGAAACCCCTCGCCCTTGACAAACGGATAACTACCGATCCGGCCCTCGTTATTGATCTTATCAACCGGCTGAAGACAGGTGCTGAGGCATATACTGCAGATATCACCTCAGGATCAGCATCGGTCGCTATATCAGAACATACCATTGCAAATAGTAATGGTTTATTTTATAGTACTACCGGAACACAGGTTCATGTCAGTCTGGAGATGATTGCCGGTCAGTCCACAGGCTATGAATCTGATACGGCATGGAACCTTGACATAATAGATCCTGAAAAAACCGGGAAAGAAGCCGCCTTTTTTGCAGCCCGTGGTCAGGGAGGAGAAGAGATAGAAACAGGGATTTACGACGTGGTTCTCTCACCAATGGCAATTTCCCAGCTCCTTGATGCTGCAGTCATCCCTGCACTTTCAGGAAGAAATGTTCATACCGGACGTTCGGTTTTTGCCGGAAAAATGGGAGAGCATGTTGCAGGGGATACGATTTCTCTGATTGATGATCCAATGGACTCACGAGGGGTTGCCAACTGTGCATGGGATGGTGAAGGAATGCCTGTCCGGAAGATTCCATTCATAGAGAACGGTATTCTTCGATCATTTGCCTATGACTTGAGAACAGCATACCGGTACGGGGAAAATCCTACAGCCAGTGCTGTTCGGACCGGTCAATCCGGTGCTCCGGCTATCGGAAACCATAATCTCATACTGAAAGGACCCGAATATGATATTCTTTCTGATAAATCTGTATATGTACATGACCTTATCGGTGCACATACTGCAAACCCCATGTCAGGCGATTTCTCAGTAGAACTCTCATCACCTTTCTTTGCATATGATGGAGAACTTCAGGAGCCAATTAGGACCGGGATGATCTCCGGAAATATCTTTGATATCCTCCATAAAATTCAGGGGTGTAGCACGGATACCCGAACACTTGGTTCAACTATTGTGCCTTCTGTCAGATTATCAGGCATTTCTGTCATCGGGAGAGGATAA
- a CDS encoding type I 3-dehydroquinate dehydratase, whose translation MTSDALKADPNRLIKIIASLSSTRELLSPEVTKADALEIRLDLITEPIDDALHSLRTSFQGPMVLTVRSSDEGGAYAGGSAGLWKKLEPYIGLVDIIDLEIRFKDHAPQVKEHNKAIIASCHQNRMPDDDEMQALIEELHSFGDIVKIAVQPQTKEDVIRLLKITAACPYPIIMSVTGTVYRYARPLLCLFGSLYTYCYIHSETSPGQYSLREMQLLAHLLSPGFVDPWFEGRPVRSGDASGYYERAEQYRKHLEF comes from the coding sequence ATGACATCCGATGCACTAAAGGCAGATCCCAACCGGCTTATAAAAATTATCGCATCTTTATCAAGTACCCGTGAATTACTCTCACCAGAGGTTACCAAGGCCGATGCATTGGAAATCAGACTGGATTTAATTACCGAGCCGATCGATGATGCATTACACTCACTTCGGACCTCCTTTCAGGGCCCGATGGTACTCACTGTCCGGAGTAGTGATGAAGGAGGGGCATATGCAGGAGGGTCGGCAGGGCTGTGGAAGAAATTAGAACCTTATATCGGACTTGTAGATATTATTGATCTGGAAATCAGATTTAAGGACCATGCCCCACAGGTGAAAGAGCACAATAAAGCCATAATAGCGTCCTGCCACCAGAACCGGATGCCTGATGATGATGAAATGCAAGCTCTTATAGAAGAGCTTCATTCTTTTGGCGATATTGTAAAAATTGCTGTACAGCCTCAGACAAAAGAAGATGTCATCAGACTTCTGAAAATTACTGCTGCTTGTCCCTACCCTATTATTATGAGTGTAACCGGAACTGTATATCGATATGCCAGGCCTCTGCTCTGTCTTTTTGGCTCTCTATATACCTATTGTTACATCCATAGCGAGACTTCACCCGGCCAATATAGTCTTCGTGAAATGCAACTTCTTGCCCATCTGCTCAGCCCTGGATTTGTCGATCCCTGGTTTGAAGGAAGACCGGTCAGGTCAGGAGATGCATCTGGCTATTATGAACGGGCTGAACAGTATAGGAAACATCTCGAATTTTAA
- a CDS encoding heavy metal translocating P-type ATPase, which yields MAEENKKEIELEISGMHCATCAVTVEKSLSSTPGVMESKVNLATGKARVLYDPSQVSVSDLTGAVEKSGFSVKFEKAVIKVGGMTCASCVQTVQKALQTLDGVISADVNLSNERAYITYNPSLVDIKKIRDVIDNAGYQFLGTDRDEIDESEKLLEIQLKKQFFKIIIGFSLSLVLMGMMYIPDHDMHLMSYVQFLITTPVLFWLGTPIFRAAFGALRNKTLNMDVMYAMGISVAYLASVLGTFSIILDMNMLFYETALMLTAFLSLGRYLEARAKGRTSSAITSLIGLQADSASVIRDGVEIDIPVQEVIPGDIIRMRPGGRIPVDGIVVSGSSYVDESMVTGEPLAVLREPGQEVIGGTLVTNGAFIYKATRVGSDTMLARIIRLVEEAQGSRPPVQRLADYAVTWFIPVVLLIAFLAFLYWYGIRGMDLRFSLQTLIAVLVVACPCALGLATPTAVTVGIGRGAELGILIRNGSVLEIADKITVALFDKTGTITKGKPVVTDVDSFIGNPRLLLSMAASLEILSDHPISSAILAKAHHEGIEPAEVTSFQNISGSGLSGTISGGVVRLGTRDFIVSEGISFVSNEEELVTRREREGKTTILISRDDQILGLISIADQVKPEAERAVRLLKEMGIRSGMVTGDNQITADAVASMVGITDIFARVLPEGKEDQVIQIQNNGNVVAFIGDGINDAPALARADTGIAIGSGTDIAIESADVVLVRDSLIHIPAALQLARKVMGRIRLNLFWAFAYNIVLIPLAAGILYPVITFRPEYGALAMAFSSVTVISLSLLLKQYTPPALMQEMKSGMYMNKEIDPICGMSVDPNTAQFKSTYEGKTYYFCNKGCKDTFDKNPEQYKK from the coding sequence ATGGCAGAGGAGAATAAAAAAGAGATTGAATTGGAGATATCCGGAATGCATTGTGCCACCTGTGCAGTTACGGTTGAAAAGAGTCTTTCATCAACACCGGGTGTGATGGAGTCAAAAGTAAACCTTGCAACAGGGAAGGCACGGGTATTGTATGATCCTTCACAGGTATCCGTTTCAGATCTGACCGGGGCTGTGGAAAAGAGTGGGTTTTCGGTCAAATTTGAAAAAGCGGTTATAAAGGTTGGAGGAATGACCTGTGCCTCCTGCGTTCAGACAGTTCAGAAAGCCCTGCAGACCTTAGATGGTGTGATATCAGCCGATGTGAATCTGTCGAATGAGCGGGCATATATCACTTATAATCCTTCTCTTGTAGATATAAAAAAAATCAGGGATGTCATTGATAATGCCGGATATCAGTTTCTCGGAACTGACCGTGATGAGATAGATGAGAGTGAAAAATTACTGGAAATACAGTTAAAAAAGCAGTTTTTTAAAATCATCATTGGTTTTAGTCTCTCTCTGGTTCTTATGGGCATGATGTATATTCCGGATCATGATATGCATCTGATGTCATATGTTCAGTTCCTTATTACAACTCCGGTTCTGTTCTGGCTTGGTACTCCTATCTTTCGTGCTGCTTTTGGTGCTCTTCGGAATAAAACCCTGAATATGGATGTCATGTATGCGATGGGAATATCGGTTGCATATCTTGCAAGTGTTCTCGGAACATTTTCCATTATTCTTGATATGAATATGTTGTTCTATGAGACTGCACTTATGCTTACCGCGTTTTTATCTCTTGGCCGGTATCTTGAAGCGCGGGCAAAAGGGCGGACATCATCAGCAATAACCTCATTGATTGGATTGCAGGCTGACTCTGCGTCGGTTATTCGTGATGGGGTTGAGATAGACATTCCTGTTCAGGAGGTAATCCCTGGAGATATCATTCGTATGAGACCGGGAGGAAGGATTCCTGTAGATGGGATCGTGGTATCAGGTTCAAGTTATGTTGATGAGTCTATGGTAACCGGAGAACCTCTGGCTGTTTTGCGCGAACCAGGGCAGGAGGTCATCGGAGGCACTCTGGTAACAAACGGGGCATTTATTTATAAAGCTACGAGAGTTGGCTCTGACACGATGCTTGCCCGGATTATCAGACTGGTTGAAGAGGCCCAGGGGTCCCGCCCTCCTGTCCAGAGACTTGCTGATTATGCTGTTACCTGGTTTATTCCTGTTGTTCTTCTTATTGCTTTTCTTGCATTTCTCTATTGGTATGGTATTAGAGGAATGGATCTTCGGTTCTCCCTTCAGACCCTGATTGCAGTTCTTGTTGTAGCGTGCCCGTGTGCTCTCGGTCTTGCAACACCGACTGCGGTAACGGTTGGAATCGGGCGTGGGGCCGAACTTGGTATACTTATCAGGAATGGGTCGGTTTTAGAAATAGCTGATAAAATTACCGTGGCTCTTTTTGATAAGACGGGAACCATCACCAAGGGAAAACCAGTTGTCACCGATGTGGATTCATTCATCGGTAATCCCAGACTCCTCTTGTCCATGGCTGCATCTCTTGAAATTCTCTCCGACCATCCGATAAGTTCTGCCATCCTCGCAAAAGCACACCACGAGGGGATTGAACCTGCAGAGGTCACATCATTTCAGAATATTTCCGGGAGCGGCCTTTCAGGAACAATATCCGGAGGGGTGGTCCGACTGGGAACCCGTGATTTCATCGTATCCGAAGGGATCTCATTTGTATCTAACGAAGAAGAGTTGGTAACCCGGCGGGAAAGAGAAGGGAAAACAACAATTCTCATCTCACGTGACGACCAAATTCTGGGTCTTATCTCTATTGCGGATCAGGTAAAGCCAGAAGCTGAACGGGCTGTCAGGCTCCTGAAAGAGATGGGTATCCGGTCCGGTATGGTTACCGGTGATAATCAGATTACAGCCGATGCAGTCGCGTCTATGGTGGGAATTACCGATATATTTGCCCGGGTATTACCTGAAGGGAAGGAAGATCAGGTAATTCAGATTCAAAACAATGGAAATGTGGTGGCATTTATCGGGGATGGAATCAATGATGCACCTGCTCTTGCACGGGCGGATACCGGAATTGCAATCGGTTCTGGCACAGATATCGCTATTGAAAGTGCTGATGTGGTTCTGGTTAGGGATTCACTCATTCATATACCAGCAGCTCTCCAGTTAGCTAGGAAAGTAATGGGAAGAATCAGGTTGAATTTATTCTGGGCTTTTGCGTATAATATTGTTCTCATCCCACTTGCGGCCGGAATTCTTTATCCTGTAATCACGTTCAGACCTGAATATGGGGCTCTTGCCATGGCATTCTCATCGGTTACGGTCATCAGTCTTTCTCTTCTTTTAAAACAGTATACACCCCCGGCTCTTATGCAGGAAATGAAATCAGGTATGTACATGAATAAAGAAATTGATCCGATATGTGGCATGTCAGTGGATCCGAATACTGCCCAATTCAAATCTACCTATGAAGGAAAAACCTATTATTTCTGTAATAAAGGATGTAAGGATACTTTTGATAAGAATCCTGAACAATATAAAAAATAA
- a CDS encoding NOB1 family endonuclease yields the protein MTNDSLPALILDTSAFFISIPVTGKIMTVPRVIAELKDLKGKARLEVLLSQGLIISEPDQKSLMTVRNAATKSGDGYVLSETDTDLLALAFEVHGVICTDDFALQNTAQYLNIDVHPMMQKKPEMRIWKLRCSGCGKYYDVMPADSICPICGLQVRRKNK from the coding sequence ATGACAAACGATTCTCTTCCGGCATTGATATTGGATACATCCGCATTTTTTATTTCCATCCCTGTTACCGGAAAGATAATGACTGTTCCACGGGTTATCGCCGAACTAAAGGATCTTAAGGGGAAAGCAAGACTTGAAGTATTACTCTCACAAGGACTGATCATATCAGAGCCGGATCAGAAATCTCTCATGACTGTTCGGAATGCCGCCACGAAATCCGGAGATGGATATGTCTTATCTGAAACAGATACTGATCTTCTTGCTCTTGCTTTCGAGGTCCATGGAGTAATTTGTACAGATGATTTTGCTCTCCAGAATACCGCACAATATCTGAATATCGATGTCCATCCCATGATGCAGAAGAAGCCAGAAATGCGGATATGGAAACTTCGGTGCTCGGGGTGTGGGAAGTATTATGATGTCATGCCTGCTGACTCTATCTGTCCGATATGTGGTTTGCAGGTAAGACGAAAAAATAAATAG
- the lonB gene encoding ATP-dependent protease LonB: MNRVNEPSEREIQPDTPETTKVWDVPGIEPVDTLDDETDAPVVKTDTSAASEEKEPQIPVDDGSSRSVTVPEKLIDQVIGQEHAVEVIRKAAIQRRHVMMIGTPGTGKSMLAKAMAELLPKEEMQDILAYPNSDDQNEPIIRTVKSGRGKEIVTAHKAEAKKKIQFRNTLIMILMIGIIGYAFITYQWLMGIIAAAFIFMALRYATPREEQMVPKLLVSNDKTTTAPFVDATGSHAGALLGDVRHDPFQSGGLETPAHDRVEAGAIHRAHKGVLFIDEINTLGLPSQQSLLTAMQEGQFAITGQSERSSGAMVRTEPVPCDFVMVAAGNLDAIEGMHPALRSRIRGNGYEIYMEDTMPDTPENREKFIRFIAQEIKNDGMIPHFDRTAIDEVIHEAKRRSNRKGYLTLKLRDMGGLIRVAGDLARQEGAELTTRRHVLEAKKTARSIEDQISGQMIRRTREYELAVVEGTEIGRVNGLAVMGSDAGSVLPIMAAITPAQGDGGNIIATGLLKEIAQESIKNVGAILKRFTGKDIRNIDIHIQFIGTYQGVEGDSASITVATAAISALESIPVRQDIAMTGSLSVRGDVLPVGGVTYKIEAAARAGIRTVLIPKANLGDVLIEDEFLSTIEIIPVEKIDEVLKIALVPDNREMFLDKLKTIAWSTTRSILGTDISAPRTVV; this comes from the coding sequence ATGAATCGGGTGAACGAACCATCGGAGCGAGAAATTCAACCAGATACTCCGGAAACTACCAAAGTATGGGATGTTCCGGGTATAGAACCAGTGGATACACTGGATGATGAAACAGATGCGCCTGTTGTAAAGACTGATACTTCAGCTGCATCTGAAGAGAAAGAACCCCAGATACCAGTAGATGATGGCTCGTCACGGTCGGTTACTGTCCCTGAAAAACTCATTGATCAGGTAATCGGACAGGAACATGCGGTAGAGGTAATCAGAAAAGCAGCAATCCAGCGCAGACATGTCATGATGATCGGGACTCCGGGTACAGGTAAGTCCATGCTGGCAAAGGCAATGGCTGAGCTGCTTCCAAAGGAAGAGATGCAGGATATTCTTGCATATCCAAACTCTGACGATCAAAATGAACCTATCATCAGAACTGTGAAATCCGGCCGTGGCAAAGAGATTGTCACTGCTCATAAAGCAGAAGCGAAAAAGAAGATACAGTTCAGAAATACCCTCATCATGATCCTGATGATCGGTATCATCGGGTATGCTTTTATCACCTACCAGTGGCTGATGGGTATTATTGCTGCAGCATTTATCTTCATGGCTCTGCGGTATGCCACTCCCAGGGAAGAACAGATGGTCCCTAAACTTCTGGTCTCCAATGATAAGACAACAACAGCACCTTTTGTCGATGCGACCGGATCACATGCCGGTGCTCTTCTCGGAGATGTCCGCCATGATCCCTTCCAGTCTGGAGGACTTGAGACTCCTGCACATGACCGGGTTGAGGCAGGGGCCATTCATCGTGCACATAAGGGAGTTCTCTTTATTGATGAAATTAATACCCTGGGTCTTCCTTCACAACAGAGTCTCCTGACCGCAATGCAGGAAGGACAGTTCGCAATCACCGGTCAGAGTGAACGTTCATCAGGAGCAATGGTCAGGACTGAACCAGTCCCATGTGATTTTGTCATGGTCGCAGCAGGTAATCTTGACGCTATTGAAGGGATGCATCCGGCCCTGAGATCCCGTATCAGAGGAAACGGTTATGAGATCTATATGGAAGATACCATGCCCGATACTCCTGAAAACCGGGAAAAATTTATCAGATTTATCGCGCAGGAGATCAAAAATGATGGTATGATCCCTCACTTTGACCGGACTGCCATTGATGAAGTCATCCATGAAGCCAAACGACGTTCAAACCGGAAAGGCTACCTGACCCTGAAACTTCGGGACATGGGGGGTCTTATCAGGGTTGCCGGTGATCTTGCACGACAGGAGGGTGCAGAGCTTACAACCAGACGCCATGTTCTTGAAGCCAAGAAAACTGCCCGTTCCATTGAAGATCAGATATCCGGTCAGATGATACGAAGAACACGTGAATATGAACTTGCTGTCGTTGAAGGGACTGAGATCGGACGGGTGAACGGTCTTGCAGTCATGGGGAGTGATGCTGGATCCGTCCTCCCGATTATGGCTGCAATTACTCCGGCACAAGGTGATGGTGGTAACATCATCGCAACAGGACTTCTTAAAGAAATTGCACAGGAGTCAATCAAGAACGTAGGAGCCATCCTGAAGAGATTTACAGGAAAAGATATTAGAAATATTGATATTCATATCCAGTTTATCGGAACATACCAGGGGGTGGAGGGTGATTCTGCTTCAATTACGGTTGCCACAGCAGCTATCAGTGCGCTAGAATCAATCCCGGTCAGACAAGACATCGCAATGACCGGGTCCCTCTCAGTCAGAGGAGATGTCCTTCCGGTCGGAGGCGTCACCTACAAGATTGAAGCAGCAGCACGGGCAGGTATCAGGACAGTCCTCATACCAAAGGCAAATCTTGGTGATGTTCTCATTGAGGATGAATTTTTATCAACCATTGAGATCATTCCGGTAGAAAAGATAGATGAGGTACTCAAGATTGCCCTGGTTCCTGACAACCGTGAGATGTTCCTTGATAAGCTGAAAACAATCGCATGGTCCACAACCCGTTCGATTCTGGGAACTGATATTTCTGCACCCCGGACGGTAGTCTGA
- a CDS encoding ribose-phosphate diphosphokinase: protein MKVVSTQRSQVLAGRLATALNIPVIDTRWQKFPDGEIYVRAEQPAEKVIICGSILTSDDLVELLLLKDIYSGSDISLIIPYMGYARQDKQFNSGEPLSARAIAHILGIGVSRVYTVNIHEKSVLNYFHTEATDVSLSTPAAAYIDTLSLENPLILSPDEGALHLGQDVASHGNWDCDYLQKTRISGEQVRIEPKSVPVAGRDVVILDDIISTGGTQATAAMMLYEQGARSIHTVGIHGVLASGAYTRLISAGIASISCSDTVERACSTYSAAKVLAEYL, encoded by the coding sequence ATGAAGGTTGTCAGTACGCAACGGTCTCAGGTTCTTGCCGGCCGGCTCGCAACTGCATTGAATATTCCGGTAATTGATACCAGATGGCAGAAATTTCCTGATGGAGAGATCTATGTGCGTGCAGAGCAGCCCGCAGAGAAAGTGATTATATGTGGAAGCATTCTTACTAGTGATGATCTGGTCGAGCTGCTTCTGTTAAAAGATATTTATTCCGGGTCCGACATTTCACTCATCATTCCTTATATGGGATATGCCAGACAGGACAAGCAATTCAATTCTGGTGAACCCCTCTCTGCACGAGCGATAGCTCACATCCTTGGAATTGGTGTATCACGAGTCTATACGGTAAATATCCATGAAAAATCAGTATTGAATTATTTCCATACTGAAGCAACTGATGTCTCTCTTTCCACTCCGGCAGCAGCGTATATTGATACGTTATCGCTTGAAAATCCACTCATCTTAAGTCCTGATGAGGGAGCGCTTCATCTTGGACAGGATGTTGCTTCTCATGGGAATTGGGATTGTGATTATCTCCAGAAGACCCGTATATCCGGGGAACAGGTCAGGATAGAACCTAAGTCAGTGCCGGTAGCAGGGCGTGATGTGGTCATTCTTGATGATATTATCTCGACCGGAGGAACTCAGGCAACCGCTGCAATGATGCTGTATGAACAGGGAGCTCGGTCGATTCATACCGTAGGAATTCACGGTGTTCTGGCTTCTGGTGCCTATACGCGACTCATCAGTGCTGGAATTGCTTCAATCTCCTGCAGTGATACGGTTGAACGAGCCTGTAGTACCTATTCAGCAGCAAAGGTACTGGCAGAATATCTCTGA
- a CDS encoding DUF504 domain-containing protein, whose product MRTTHRILLRIWYDPACDFSKVVIGYLNRGASGNCSTIHGSEVTRLENRYIVINHHFAYEEEVYIPYHRIWWITYDSRMIWSRTHR is encoded by the coding sequence ATGAGGACGACACACCGGATACTACTTCGTATCTGGTATGACCCGGCATGCGATTTCTCAAAAGTAGTCATTGGATATCTGAACCGGGGGGCCAGTGGAAATTGTTCTACAATACATGGCTCTGAAGTTACAAGACTTGAAAACCGGTATATTGTTATAAACCATCATTTTGCATATGAGGAAGAGGTGTACATCCCGTACCACCGGATCTGGTGGATAACCTATGATAGCCGGATGATCTGGTCTCGTACTCATAGATAG